TCAGGGTTCCCCTGGAGGAGGGCGGGGGCTGGTGGTGAGCAAACTGTCACTTCCATGGAATGTCCTCCAGCCCTGGTGCACTGGCTCAACCCAGCCTCTCCACTCCTGTTCTTCCTGACCCCCATCTGCCTCCCCACCTGGACATCCCCACATTTGGGCTCCTGtagctcattcattcagcaaagcATCATTGAATGTCAGGTGCTATTTTAGGCACTTGGGGTTACATTTGAGAATAAACAGTGATCCCTGCCCTGCAGTGTTGCTACTCTGCAGCAGGGAAGggacaataaataataaatacactaAGTAAAGTATATAGGGTGTTAGACAGTTATAAGGGCCATGGCAAAATAAAGCAAGGCAAGTGGTTTGAGAGTGAGGAGGAGGGCTCATGGGGTTAAACAGggcactgagaaggtgacatccAAGCAGGAACTGGAACAAGATGAGGCAGTGAACCAGGAAATACCAAGAGGAAGAGTGTTCCATCCACAGCAAGTGCAAGGGTCCTGAGGCAGAGTGTCTGGTGTATGAAGAGTAGCAAGGAGAtcagtgtggctggagaggaGTCAGTAAGGGGAGAGGGcgggagagaggacagaggggtGATGGGGTGGCTGAGAGGGCAGGTCATATGTGGGTCATCATAAGGATCTGGCTTTTACTCAGGGTGAACTGGGAGCCAAGGGACTTTTGGTCAGAAGAAGGACATTGTCTGATCTGTGCATTGCAAGCCTTTTCTAACTGCTGGGTCAAAGGACACACTGTGGAGGAACCAGGAGATTGAGATGAGAGGAGACACAGAGATCAAGGAGCCCTGTGAGGAGACCGCTGCAATAATCCTGAGAAGAAATGAAGGTGATCTACCCTGGGTGGTAGTAGTGTTCCAGTTAGCATGGCTGTATAACAAACTACCTCAAAACTCAGCAACTTAACACAACAACCATTTTATGATGCTCATGACTTCAGACCAAGTGTGGTGGGGATGGCTGGTCTCTACTCAGGGCTCAGGGTCAGGGTCTACTcaggctcagggtcctgagcctcCGTTGGAAGACTCCAAGGTTGGATGTGAATCAATAGCCATGAACGGGAATCATCTGGAGACTGCTGGACTAGGATCACCTGGGACCTGTCGGAgtggcctgggcttcctcacaggATGGTGGTCTTAGAGTGTTTGGACTTCTTTCACAGGATCTCAGGGCTCCAAGAACAGGTGTTCTGGGGAACAAGGTGAAGCTGCACCACCTGTTACGACCCAGCACTGGAAATCACGCAGAATAATTTCCGCCAACCTCCCATGATGAACACGGTCCCAAGTCCACCCAGACTCAAGTGGAAGGCACGTGGACCCTGCCTCTCAGTGGGGCCATGTTCCAAAACTGTTCCCAGCACCTTGGATCTTCAAGGCAAATACAAAGTTTCCTTTGTTGGCTGATgcaggaggcacagggaaggaTTAGAAGTGGTTCTGGTCACCTGGGGCTCACAGCCCACTAACCAAAACAGTCACCTTCCAGGCATGTACAGCCAGAGAGGAGACCCAGTCAGGCTTGGCTGCTCAGGGCaggctttctggaggaaaaaTTGCGTGAGCTGAGTCTTAAAGAGTGAGGGATCAACCAAGAGAAACGGGAGAGGGCACCTGAGGACAAGGAGAACTGGGGTCACTCCCGTTGGGAGGCGGAAGGATGAACACTTGAGAGATGGGTTCTGGCACCAGCTGTCTGGGTTTGcagcctcccctgccccttcGAGTGGGCAACATTGGGCTAGCCAtctcacctctctgtgcctcagtttactgtAAAATCGGAGTGGTGATAATGGCTCTGCCTTCAGGGGAGGAAGTGCATGCAAGGGAGCTGCTAGATAGAAAAAAGCCTCAAACTGTCAGTCAGCTCTGACTAGGAAATTACAGATGGTGGTCATCTCATTTCAGCCCCCTGGGCTCTCAGAGGAGGAAACGGGAAGAGACTTGGCCAGCCTCACCAAGTGTAGAAGGGGAAGACCTGAACCGTACCCTACTGACTGACCTGCCATGGCCAGACCCCTCCCTGACTGGACTCACTCCTTACCTCCCAAGTTCACTTGGGGGGAAGGGATGTCCTTCTTCCTTGAAAGCCTGTGAGGCCTCCAGAGGGGATCCCCTGACCCAGAGGTGGAGCCTTGAAGATGGAGTGGTCTCTGCCCCTGATAAGGGCTTCCCCCCCACGCCTCCTGCCTGCTTTCTCCATGTCGCCGTTCAGCAGGAATTCCTCAGTTCAGCATGGAGTTCCGGTAGATTTTATGGGCCAGCCACAGCAgacaaatggagaagaaaaacatCCCTCCGGAGCTCTGCTCAGCTCTCAAAATCTGATTTCCGCTCAGCCGGAAGGAGCCTGGGCTGCTTTAACCCTCTGTGGGAGGGGAGCACGGGGTCTGATTCAAGATTCTCCTAGCTCCTTGCCCTGCCTTGCTACCACACAGGCTCCTTCCTTCCCTATGGCTCCTACTCTGCCCCCCACCaaccctgcctggggctcagcctcccctctccctttacAGAACTGCCTCAAAGGCCCCAGATCCCAGTTTAGGATCACCAGCAAAGCGTTTCCACATACGTTGAACACACTCTATGCCAGGCGTCTTGTAAACAGGGGCTCTGGCGCAGTCTGGAGCAGTGTGGGAAAGGACATGCGGGTGGGACTCAGACAGAAATGGGATCCAGCTTCATCTGGTCTAGTTTGTAAGATGTGGGGCAAAGTCCCTTGACCTGGCTGGGGttgcatttcctcatctgtaaaatgggcttaaTAATGGGATCTGTCTCATAAGGACTGTGGTCAGGAGTTAATGAGAACAGGCATGTCAagtgttcagcatggagccctCCATAAATAATAGCTGATGTTATTGCTATCACTCCCTCCCTCCGCAAACCGGATGGGGTAGGCGTCATCACTCACATTTCACAAATGACAAAAGCAAGGCACTTGGGGTGCCCCCTTTATCTGCTCCATGCCTCTCACTTCCTCTGGTTATTAACCAGGATTGCAAGCCCTGAACGTATTAAATAATACCGTCAACCCTTATTATTCAAAGACTGTATTAAGGAATCTGCCTACTCGCTGAAATGTATGTGTAATTCACAAACAAATACTCCCAGTGCTTCCATTCTCTCCCTGAGTCTCTGGACACACGTTCCCAGCTGAGGTGGGTCAAGCTGTCGTTCTGTCTTCTTGTGTCCACTCTCATACTGTAAACGGGGGTCCATTTCTGTGGTCTATTTAGTGCCCCACTTTACACATCCATGGGCTTTTTGTTGGAGATTTTGCTATCTAAAATGTCCCCAGTAATAGTCCTGAAACACTGCCTAGTGTTCGTAAGCTCCAGAAAGCTGTGACACGCTTTAGGGAGAAAGGATACATGTTAAATAAGCTTTGCTCAGGCATGAGTTACCTGTTGTCCAGGATTCAAGGTTAATGAATCaacagtatatattaaataaggtgtccttcaacagaaacacacataaaccAGGGGAAGTATTGATCAGTTGATGAAAATATGATGACCTGAGGCTCAAAGGATCCTCACcctgtatttccctcttaggagcTGTCATTCAGTTAACTGCTAATTCAGTCTTTGTGGTGACTTTACAGAATATAATTATGGCAGATAATCAAAAATCAACTGTACTTTCAGGCTTTGGGTATTTTCAGATGTGAAGATATTTGGAAGGCGCTGCGGTGAGCTACAGTTACAATTAGTATTGCTGTGGGACAATTTACCCTACAGCTTGGTGTCTTAAAACAACCATTTTCTTATGCTTACAGATTCTGTAATTCAGGATTCGTCATAATGGGCACAGCAGGAAAGGCCTGTCTCTGCTTCCTGAAGTGCACTGCACTTCAACTGGGAAGACCCaccagctggggctggggtcctATGAAAGCGTCTTTTCTCACATACCTCTCCCCTGGGCTGGGAGGATGGGAAGAAGAGTACAACCCATCAGAGGCACCTTTGTGTAGCCCTCCAtgtggcctgggcttcctcacGGCATGGTGGCCTCAGGGCATTTGAACTTGTCACATGACAACTCTGAGTGCCAAGCAAAAGTGGGTTCCAGTGCATCACCTTGTGTGATGCAGCTTCAGAAGTCCCGGGTCACTTGGAAAGTCACTTCTGCCAAGTTCAACAGGTCGAAGCAGTCACAAACCTGCCCAGATTCAAGGAGAGAGGATGTAGACTGTGTGCCAGGATGGCTCTACTTTCCTCGCAGCCACCCTCTGCAGGCGGGCTCTAGGGGgatccttgttttacagatgaggaaactgaggcacagagaaactcGGTCAAATGTTCAGGGTCATACAGCTTTGGAAAGCAGCAGAGGTAAACCCAGGCAGTCAGGCTCCCCGTCTGCAAACTCAACCACATGACGGCAGACATTCCTGGTTGTTTCCTGGTATCCAGTCTTCCCCTCTTTTCTCTTAATAAAAACTTGTGTGGCCACCTGCAGtgaagactacatttcccagcctccttttcaGTAGCGTAAGGGCCCATAACAAGGTCTGGTCAAGGGGACAAAAGTAGAAGTGTAATTATAAATCCCAGACAAGTATCCTTAAAGGGTGAAGCatgcccttccttcttcctcttctttctcctttttgccaacagaaccacccctgcagccatTTTCGTCTGAGACAACTTAGAGGGTAGAGGCCACATATGATGGAACAAAAAGATAGACAGAGCCTGGATCCCTGACACCACCTGCTTTATTTGTCTAAGGTGACACAACCAAAGACACTAAACTTAGGGGCTTACAACATCAATCATTATTCATTATCTTTATCTATCTCTGCCTTTCTTTATTATCTTTGCTCTTCCTAACAGTTCCTTTGGGTAGGAAATTCAGGACCCACACCCAAGGAGGCTCACCCACAGGGCTGGCCAGCTGGTGCTGCCTTCAAGCTGGGGGACCTCTCCACAGGATAACCAGTATATCCTCATCATGGGGTGGCTGCTGTCCCCGGAGTGGGTGATTCAAGAGATCGAGGCAGAAGCTCAATGCTTTTATCAGCTACTATCTCTTCTGCCAGGTTCTTTTGGTCACATAAGCCAGAAGTGATCTGTTGGGGGAAGGGTCTGCACAAGGGTGCAAATACTGAGAGACAAGGGTCATGGTGGGCCCTCTTTGAGCCTGGATACCACAGCACAGAGTGCAGGATCTACAAACGCTCTGAATGTgacatagaaatatattttcatctcGCCTGACTGAACTTGAGACGGCAAGTAATAGAtcaatgagttcttttttttttttttaaagattttatttatttatttgacagagagagatcacaagtagatggagaggcaggcagagagagagagagagggaagcaggcaccctgctgagcagagagcctgatgcgggactcgatcccaggaccctgagatcatgacctgagccgaaggcagcggcttaatccactgagccacccaggcgccccagatcaatGAGTTCTTGACCCAAACGAggccctcaataaatactttCATGAGTCTTCTTCTCCAAGCAGATTAATGTGTGGGACTTTGTCCTTCTGCTGTGTCCCTTATCTATGCCCAAGATATATACATGTGGTATACAAGATAGAGACGGATGGTACTCTATACCATCTAGGTACAAagtaggggtgggaggttgggcacCAGCCTTTTCATgtcttcattcactcaacaagtaTTCCTCATTGCCCACAGTGTGCCAAGCTCTGGCCTAGGATACTAGCCTCCATCCCATGCCCTGGAGAACTCACAGACTAGTGGAGGAGGCAAGCATAATGAGATGGAAAATAACCCATTTCTCTGTCATCATAGAGAAATGCAGATTAGAACAGGAAATCAGATCATTTCAAGTGCCAGGGATGACGTGGGGCTGAGGGTGCCTCAAGCCCCACTAGGCATGTGGACTGGAGCAGCCATCCCAGAGCACAGTCAAACAGAGCTTATGCTAAGTGTATGCATTATCTCTGCCCCAAAAATCCTGTCCTTGGGTGTCTATCCCAGAGAAATACACACAGGAGTCTGTGAGAGTCATGCACCAGAGGTCCATCACAGCTGCGCTTAGAGAGGCAGAAGTCAGAGGTGGCCATAGGATCCATCACTAAAGGCAATGGAAAAGGAGGTCTGGTAGGTGCATGTGCACCATACGTACTAAGCAGCGGTTAGAAGGAGTGCACTTGAATTAGAGTCAGCACACAGAGCTCAGTGTCAAGTAAACAAACCAACCTACCAAACAGATCTATAGAAACAACCATTTGTGTTCATTAATAACCCACTCACACGAATCAGCCCCACATAGTTTATGAGGACATAGGCATATTCAAAGACACACATCACCAATATTTAGTGGACCCAGAggagccaacacaatattgaaggagaagaacaaagctggagactgattctacccaacttcaagacttacgaGAAAACTacagttaggggcacctgggtggctcagtgggttaagccactgccttcggctcaggtcatgatctcagggtcctgggatcgagtcccacattgggctctctgctcagccaggagcctgctttcctctctctctctctctgcctgcctctccgtctacttgtgatttctctctgtcaaataaataaataaaatctttaaaaaaaaaaaactacagttaTCAACACAGCATTGTAATGGCAGCATAATCAacaaaaagatcaatggaacagaatggagagcccagaaatagaccctcataATTATAGCCAACTGACCTTGGACAAGGATCAAAGGCAATATGATGAAGTAAAGatagtcccttcaacaaatgttgttggaaCAACTGGACTCTGGGCATCCATAAGCAAAAacatgaatctagacacagaccttacacttttcacaaaatttaactcaaaatggatcacagacctaaatgtaaaacacaagactataaaatacctagaagacagcataggagaaaacctagatgaccttgtATGTGGTAAAGACTTTTAGATCCAACCCCAAAGACAAGATCCAtcaaagaaagaactggaaagtTCTTtgaagctggacttcattaaaatcaaaagcttcttctCTGTGGAATACATTGTCAAGAGAATGACAAGACATGCcctagactggaagaaaatatttgcaaaagacacatccaattaaggactgttatccaacatatacaaagaactcttaaaattcaacaataagaaaacaaatcataCAATCCAACAATCATGCTCCAAAGGAGTGGAAAACTTATGTTtgcacaaaaacctgcacacaatgCTTacagcagccttattcataatagccaaactttggaagaaGCCAAGATTTCTTCAGTAGGTGGATGGCCAAATAAGTGtgatacatccagacaatggaatattattcaatgctttaaaaatgcatcttcaagccacaaaaagacatggaggaaacttaaatgcatatttctaagagaaagaagtcaatctgTCATGGCTATGTACTGTATGTtcccaactatatgacattctagaaaaggcaaaactacagagatgATTAAAAGATCGGCAGTGGCAGGCATGGGATGTAGATGAACAGGCATGGtatagaggatttttaggacaatgaAAATGGTCAGTATGAGACCATAATGATGGTAAGATAATGATGTCATTAtaaacatttgtccaaacccacagactGTACAACAGCAGGAATGAATCGCAAAGTCACCTATGGACTGTGGATGATAATGATAGGTCAATGCAGGTTCATCAATTGTCGCAGATGCACCACTCTGGCAAGTGGCACTGATAATGGGGAGGTTATTTGCGGCGGGGCAAAGGGAATAAGGGAAAGCTCTGTGCTGTCTCAATTCTGTTGTAAATCTAatactgctcttaaaaaaaaaaatgaagtctttaaaaaaatatattagagtGGGTGTCCtgtgtggggaaggaaaggagagtgaggaatcagggacaaagggagagaagtCAGAATACAGTGTGATCAACACGCCAGATTGCACCAAGGCAGAAAAGCAGCAAAGTGGGCTTCACCATGAAGCTGCACCTAGgcgtgcctgggtgcctcagtcagttaagaggctaCCCCGGGTTgggatccaggggtcctgggatccagccccacgttgggctccctgatgatcggggagactgcttctccctctccctctgcctacctctctgcctacttgtactttctatctctctgtcaaatgaataaataaaatcttaaaaaaaaaaaaaaaaaagaagactctccTCTTACCAGACAGACTCCTTCTCAGACCTCCCACCCCTCTGGGCTACTAGAGAGGCCCTGTGGCTGGGGAAGAGTGTGACCAACCTGAGATCCCCTTGGCCCACAGTGCAACCTCAATCAAGAAAGTCACTCCCCGCTCTTAGGACCTTGGgggtcttcatctgtaaattgggaataATAATGATGCCTACCTTGGAAGGTTGTGAAAGAGAGGAAATGAGATGAGCAAAATACCATGCCCTTGCCCCATGACGCTTATGTTCCAGCGGAGGGAGCCAGCTAATTATGTAGTACGTTCGCTGCTGTATGCCCCAGACCCagaactgtgcctggcatatagtaggtgctcaattaatatttgcagatgaaggaagagaagcaatAACAGGTgcatggaaagaaggaaagcaagatggagtggagagggagagctgTGGGGGGTGCTAGCAGGGATGAGGGGGTAGGGGCCGTGGTGggagaaggcctctctgaggaggtgagaTTTAAGGGAAGACCGGAAGAAAGTGAGGGACTAAGCTCGGGGGTATCCAGGCGGGTGCACAGTAGACGTGGGCTCCACAGGCAGTGAGGaagcagtgtggctggagcagagacagaggacaGGGGATGGAAGGAGCTGAGCCCCTCGCGTGGGTGAGCTAAGAATGTGGCAAGGAGCTCCATGCCCACTCCCAGGGATGGGACTGGGAACAGAGTCAAAGCTGCTCAGCCTTTGCTGGCCATGGGTCTCTCCTCCACCTGCAGCCAAACTCTAAGAGATTCAGCACAAACACCTCTTATGTGTTGAGTTCTCGATAGGTGCCAGGCCACGGCTTAACAGGCATGCACTCTAGGAACCATCACTAGCCCTAGGGAGGggttattattatccccagtttTCTGAGCAGGAAACCAAACTCCATGAGGCAGCTACCCCTGGGCTGGACCCCCGCTCTAGGAGGCAGGCTTATGGCTCCCATCACATTGTCCTGGAGTTCTTTGTTTACAGCTCGCTTTCCAAAGGCCCAACTCAGtctcattcatggttttattttactcCCAGGGTCCCCAATGTCAAAGCCTGCCTGAGGAgcgagtgaatgaatgagcctAGCAAGTAAGCCCTCCCCAGCTTCCGGGCCCAGTTCATGCCCTGTTTGGCTTCTCCAACCTGgagctggagtggggaggggacggGACAGAGGAATTTCAAGCTGCCTGAGGACTGAGAGCAGaaaagagggggagaagggggagaaagcGAAAGTGAAGGGAGCCCGGAGCCCCTGTGAGGAGGCGCCGACAGGGAAGGAAATCTCCCGGTAATAACTCATCTGCTCAGGAAGCAgcagcctggcctggggctgcGTATGGGACTAGCCCTGTGGGGAGGGGGCCTGTGCaggctccttctcctcttccccaaaGCCCAGCCTGGCTGGGGTCACGGTCAaatgaggaggggtgggggagccaggtgTGGGAACAGAAATTCCCACAGACCCTGGGGCTTGAAGACATCAGGGGCTGCTCTCCAGACAGCCAAGGGAAACCCTCTagctcccttcccccattctGCCCTGGGTAGGAGAAGCCAGGAAAGGAGTGTGACAGAACTGGGAGTCATCTTCAAAAaacctgaggcccagaaaggaaaacaagctgAAAACACATCTAGAAACCCTTTGCCTTCACTCCCTGTGCCCTCTCTACCACATAGATGCATTCAGGTTGAAGAGAGTTATTTTCAAATCCTAGGGATACAGGTTGGACCATTCCCCAGGATGGAGCTGGGAGGGGGGCACAGCGTGGGGACCCCAGCCGCCATCAACAGCTTAGTAATTCTTCCCAGGGCCCCCAAGAAGGAGAACATGTCAGACTCAACAATCTAAGGTTTCcctaaggaaggaagaaaggaaggaaggcaacgAGGAAAGACAGTcacacctttctctctctctctctctctggtgccATTCCGAGGAAATAGAGAGGTGTGGATTTGGAGCCAGGGTGGGATTGTGGAGATTACAGGAAGGTAATCTGTGTTTTATTGGTGGTGAGGGTTAGTAGGCCACGGGTGATGGTGAAGTCAAACAGGCTGTGGCTAAAGCCTCCACTCACCTCTTGTAAGACTGAAGGCTAGAGCTCTCTGATCTGTAAATCGGGGATACTCCCCCACAACTTCAACAAGGAGTAGTAAAGATCAGTATAGCCCTCAGCACATGGCTGGCACACAGTAAGGCCTCAACCCAAATGTCAATTCCATGAGGGCAAAGAGTTTGTCACTTTTCTATTCGCAGACCTAAAACCATTCCTGACATCGCAGGgacccaagaaatatttgttggatgaataaatgaatgaatgaagtactGGTTTGTGTGTGCTGttcttgtccccctcccccacccccgctttttttttttttttttttttaagtttgccgTTGAGGATGTGACACTGTGTAATCCTTATTTGGAAAGATTAGTGTTTCTCTTAAGTGCTTTCCATGGACACCATCCtaatgcagattcctgggtcccGTTCCAAACCTGCTGAATCAGAACGGGAGGAACCCGGGAATCTGTCATGCCAACAGCCCCCTTCCCCAATTCTTACACACAAGAAAGCTGCAGAACCACAGTATCAGAACGTGGGGGCGGGAAAACCCCGAGCTGGTTTCTCTGCAACCCTCTTACCGAACGAGGAAACAAGCCTTGGGACTCTCTCTGCGGGTCTAGACCGAAGATAGAGAGTCCAGACCTGGGCACACCCCATCCCAGCCACCCAGaacaccccgccccccccacccaaacTCCCCAGACACTTGCCCCGCTCGCCTGCGCTGCCTGGAGCCTCACGGCGGGCGGCTTAGCTCCCGGGCTGCTTTCAACCTGGGGAACGGGGGCGGTGGGCGCTTCGCCATTGGCCGGGACGCGAAGGGCGCCTCCCCATTGGCCAGGGCGGCGGCCTCCGCCCCCGCCGGGGCGGCCTCGTGATTGGCCCCTCCCCGGCTATAAGGCGGCGGCCGGCGGGGCCGTGGGAGCGCGCGGGAGCGCACGGCGGGGCGCGGCAGACGCTGGGACGCGGCGCACGGAGAGACACGGCCCGGCGCCCATGGCGTTCGCGCTGCTGCGCCCCGTCGGCGCGCACGTGCTGTACCCGGACGTGCGGCTGCTAAGCGAGGACGAGGAGAACCGCAGCGAGAGCGACGCGTCCGACCAGTCGTTTGGCTGCTGCGAGGGCCTGGAGGCGGCGCGGCGCGGCCCGGGCCCcgggggcgggcggcgggcgagtggcggcggcggcggcggcggcgcgggtcCCGTGGTGGTGGTGCGACAGCGGCAGGCGGCCAACGCGCGGGAGCGGGACCGCACGCAGAGCGTGAACACGGCCTTCACGGCGCTGCGCACGCTCATCCCCACCGAGCCGGTGGACCGCAAGCTGTCCAAGATCGAGACGCTACGCCTGGCGTCCAGCTACATCGCGCACCTGGCCAACGTGCTGCTGCTGGGCGACGCGGCCGACGACGGGCAGCCGTGCTTCCGTGCGGCCGGCAGTGCCAAGAGCGCGGTCCCCGCCGCCCCCGACGGCGGCCGCCAGCCGCGCTCCATCTGCACCTTCTGCCTCAGCAACCAGCGCAAAGGGGTGAGTGCGCGGAGCCCCAGGACTGTAGTCGCGGGTCGGGGGTTAGCGGGGGACGGGGCCTCCTGGGGaagcagaagaggagaggagaccccaatgaagagagggggaagcgacAGGAAGTTTGTCGGGGGCTGCGGCGCTCCAAGCGCAGGGTTTGATGTGTAACAGAACCACTCGCTCAAAGTCCCCCAAACAGAGTTGGTGCAGGAAAGCCCAGAAAACGGAGATGGCTCCTTGAAGGACACCCCTTTAACTGAAGGTGTGCTGGGGAAAGAGCGTGAGAAGTAGTTAGAAAGGCCATC
The window above is part of the Lutra lutra chromosome 9, mLutLut1.2, whole genome shotgun sequence genome. Proteins encoded here:
- the TCF15 gene encoding transcription factor 15, with the protein product MAFALLRPVGAHVLYPDVRLLSEDEENRSESDASDQSFGCCEGLEAARRGPGPGGGRRASGGGGGGGAGPVVVVRQRQAANARERDRTQSVNTAFTALRTLIPTEPVDRKLSKIETLRLASSYIAHLANVLLLGDAADDGQPCFRAAGSAKSAVPAAPDGGRQPRSICTFCLSNQRKGGGRRDLGGSCLKVRGVAPLRVPRR